A segment of the Chryseobacterium scophthalmum genome:
TAAGTTACAAAACTGTTTCAGCGAACAAAGCTACTGCTAATAAAGAATGGGTTGTGGTAGACGCTGAAGGACAGCCGTTAGGAAGACTAGCTTCTACGGTTGCAAAGATTTTGAGAGGTAAGCACAAAGCAAACTTTACACCTCACGTAGATTGTGGTGATAATGTTATTGTTTTGAATGCTGGGAAAGTTACTCTTTCAGGAAACAAGTGGAACGATAAGACTTATATCTGGCATACAGGTTATCCTGGTGGGCAGAAGTCTATGACAGCTCTTGAACTTCAGAAAAAAGATTCTTTAAAAGTATTGGAAAAATCTGTAAAAGGTATGCTTCCAAAAAACAGATTAGGATCTGCATTGCTTAAAAACCTTTATTTATATGAAGGAACTGAGCACAAGCATGAAGCTCAACAGCCTAAAACAATTAATGTTAACGAATTTAAATAATTAATTATGTCTATAGTTCACAAAATCGGAAGAAGAAAAACTTCTGTAGCTAGAGTTTATGTAAAGCCAGGAACTGGTAACATTACAGTAAACGGTAAAGATGCTGCAACTTATTTCTCTACAGACGTGATGGTTTACAAATTAAACCAGCCGTTTATCCTTTCTGAAACTGTTGGTCAGTATGACGTTACCGTAAATGTTTTCGGTGGTGGTAATACAGGTCAGGCAGAAGCTATCAGATTAGGTATTTCTAGAGCACTTTGCGAAATTAATGCTGAGTTCAGATTAGCATTGAAGCCTGCAGGTTTACTTACAAGAGATGCAAGAATGGTGGAAAGAAAGAAACCAGGTCAGAAAAAAGCAAGAAAGAGATTCCAGTTCTCAAAACGTTAATTTCGAGATTCAAGATTTCAGACGCAAGATTCAAGATTTTTTTCAGTCTTCAATCTCAGCTCTTGGTTCTTGGCTCTATTATCTAAACAAAAATTGCCCGTTACGTTTAGCATCC
Coding sequences within it:
- the rplM gene encoding 50S ribosomal protein L13, which encodes MNTLSYKTVSANKATANKEWVVVDAEGQPLGRLASTVAKILRGKHKANFTPHVDCGDNVIVLNAGKVTLSGNKWNDKTYIWHTGYPGGQKSMTALELQKKDSLKVLEKSVKGMLPKNRLGSALLKNLYLYEGTEHKHEAQQPKTINVNEFK
- the rpsI gene encoding 30S ribosomal protein S9 encodes the protein MSIVHKIGRRKTSVARVYVKPGTGNITVNGKDAATYFSTDVMVYKLNQPFILSETVGQYDVTVNVFGGGNTGQAEAIRLGISRALCEINAEFRLALKPAGLLTRDARMVERKKPGQKKARKRFQFSKR